The window TCTTACCCACGAGGTCTGTTTCGCCGCCGACCTCAGCGGGGAGACGGGCCGGCCCGTGACCCTGCCCCTGGCATGAGCGCGGCGGCGGAAACCGGAAGGAGCCAGACACGCCCATGAAGCGTTTTCTTGCACAGCATTCGGCCCTGTTCATTCTCGCGGGGCTGTGCGTGGCGCTGGCCCTCGTCTCGCCGGGGTTCCGCAGCGTGGCCAACATGCAGAGCGTGGCCCAGCGCACCGCCGTGGTGGGCGTGCTGGCCCTGGGCGAGCTGCTCGTGGTGCTGGCGGCGGGCATAGACCTCTCCGTGGGGAGCGTGGCCGCCCTGGGCGGCGTGGCCGGATGCCTGGCCATCGTGCAACTGGGCCTGCCCTGGCCCGTCGGGCTGCTGGCGGGCGTGGGCGCGGGGCTTGCCTGCGGGCTGCTGACGGGGCTGCTCGCCACCAAGGGGCGCATCGCGCCGTTCATCGTCACCCTCGGCATGATGATGGCCGCGCGCGGCATGACCCTGGTCATTTCCGGCGCGAAGCCCGTCTTCGGCCTTCCCAAAAACTTCCTGATCATCGGCGGCACCGTGCAGGAGTGGTGGTGGATGCCCGTGGCCATCATGATTGTGCTGGCCGCCGTC is drawn from Candidatus Hydrogenedentota bacterium and contains these coding sequences:
- a CDS encoding ABC transporter permease, producing MKRFLAQHSALFILAGLCVALALVSPGFRSVANMQSVAQRTAVVGVLALGELLVVLAAGIDLSVGSVAALGGVAGCLAIVQLGLPWPVGLLAGVGAGLACGLLTGLLATKGRIAPFIVTLGMMMAARGMTLVISGAKPVFGLPKNFLIIGGTVQEWWWMPVAIMIVLAAVFSLMLRYTQFGRALYAVGGNAEAARLSGIPVDRVRIIAFSVSGAMAGLAGMMLASRSSIASPTAAEMHELYAIAACVIGGASLTGGEGGAFAAIAGALIMMVLYNFCNINNISVDWQQVLVGALLVVLVFYDTWRKRRAGLLRD